Below is a genomic region from Armatimonadota bacterium.
GCGGGTGCCGCACCAGCGCGTGATGCTGGGCATCGCCGCGGCCACGACGGGGCTTGCACTGCTGACCCTGAACGGAACGCTCGCGGTCAACGTTGGCGACCTGTTTGTGCTCGCGTGCGCGGTGTGCTTTGCGATGCACATCGCCATCATGGGGAGGCTGGCGCCCCGCCTGGACGCGATCACCCTAACCACGGTGCAGGTTGTGGTGGCCGCCGTCCTGAGCGTGCTGACCGCGCTGATGGAGGGATCTCTCCCCGGGGTGGCTACCGCGAGCGCCCTTATCTGGGGCATGATCCTGTTCATGGCTTCCACCGGCACGCTGGCGGCGCTGCTGGTGCAGGCGTGGGCCCAGCGGTTCACGACCCCTGCCCATACTGGGCTGATGTTCGCCTTCGAGCCGGTTGCCGCGGCGATCGCCGCGTTCCTCATCCTGGGCGAGGTCCTGGTGGGCCGCCAGGCGTGGGGCGCCGCGCTGATCTTCATCGGGATCGTGATCGCCGAACTCAATACGGGCCGGGCGGAGATCCCGGTGGAGGCCAGACGATGAGCAAGTTCCCGGGTTTTCAGACGCGCGCGATTCACGGCGGTACGGTTCGCGATCCACTCAAGTCGGTGAGCCCGCCCATCTACCAGACCTCCACCTTCCAGTTCGACTCGATGGCCGAGGGCGCCCGGCTGGGGGCAGATGCGGGCAGCGGCTGGTACTACACGCGCTGGGGCAATCCAACTACGCGGCTCTTCGAAGAGCTGATGGCCGAACTCGAAGGCGGCGAGGACGCGCTTGCCACGGCGTCGGGCATGGGCGCTATTTCCACGGCGGTGCTGGCGGTGCTCCATCCCGGCGCGCACGTCGTCTCCCCGCGCGCGGTGTACCAGGCCACGTTCACGCTGTTCCGCGAGTTGGCGCCGGAGCGCGGCGTCGAGGTGACGTTCATTGACGCGGTTGATCCCGCGGAATACGAGCGGGCGATGCGACCCAATACGAAGCTGCTGTATATCGAGACGCCCAACAATCCCTTGATGCAGGTGACCGACATCGCGGCCATCACTGACCTGGCTCGGAAGGTCGGCGCCGCCACGATTGCCGACAACACCTTCGCGTCACCGTTCAATCAGACGCCGCTAGCGATGGGCGCGGACATGGTCGTGCACAGCGCGACGAAGTACCTGGGCGGTCACCATGACCTCACCGCCGGGGTGATTGTGGGAAGGCGCGAACTGATCAAGCGGGCCACGCGCCTGCTCCGGGTTCTCGGCCCGGTGCTTGATCCGTTCGCGGCGTGGCTGCTGGTGCGCGGGCTGCGGACGCTGGGTCTGCGGGTGGAACGACACAATCACAACGCGGCGCGGTTGGCCGAGTTCCTGGCAGGCCACCCGCGGGTGGAACGGGTCCACTACCCGGGGCTGCCGTCACATCCCGATTACGCCGTGGCAGTGCGGCAGATGCGCGGATTTGGCGGGATGCTCTCGTTCGAAGCACGCGGGGGGTTCGAGGCCGGCGTGCGAACGGTTGAGAATCTGCGGATCGCCAGTTTGGCGGTCAGTTTGGGCGGCCACGAGACACTGGTGACGCATCCGGCCTCCACGAGCAGCGTGGGGATTCCCCGGGAAGACCGCGAGCGGTCTGGGATAACCGACGGGCTGATCCGCGTCTCGGTCGGGCTGGAAGACGTCGAGGACCTGATCGCGGACTTCGATCAGGCCCTGCGCTCCGTCTAGGCCGCGGCTCCTGCTCCCTCAGGCGCTCCGGGCAGGGCAAGCCGCGGCTCCGCCTCCCTGCCAGGCCAGCAGGATCTTTGTCGCCTCTTCCAGCGACGCCGCTTCCGCATCGGGCCTTATGTGGCGATGGTTGACGTTGTCCGGGTTGGGCGTCATCGTGACGTAGAGCGTACGCATCCCGACCCCTTGCCCGCCGCCCATGTCGGCCTCCAGCGTGTCGCCCACCATCGCGGCGCGCGCCGGCTCGACCCCCCACCGCTCGAGCACCGAGCGGAAGATCGTAGGGTCGGGTTTGGTCCTTCCGAATCCCGCAGATGACACCACGGGATCCAGGTACGGACCGAAGCCCATCCGCTCGACGATCTGCTCGATCAGCCAGTGAGAGGAGGCGTTCGAGATGCACCCCAGCCGGAGGCCGGCTCTGCTCAATCGCTCCAGCATCCCCACCGCGCCAGGGAAGGCACGGTATCCATCCATTTCGGGCGCGAAGAACACGCGCTCGGCGGCCTCGACGAACTCGCCGTCGGTTGTCCCCAGGTTCAGTTGTGCGGCCGCCCGGTGGATCGCCTCCTGCATGGTGTGCTGGCGGCCGGTGATCGAGGTCATCTCCCACATCCAGCGGCGGGCTTCACGGATCGCGGCACCCAGCTCCGCCGGAATGCCCGACGACCGCAGCCACGCCGTCAGGTGCGCGGAGTTGTCCGCCTCGGTCGTAGAAGGGTAGATGAGCGTACCGCCGAGGTCGAAGATCACCGCGGCCAGCGAGGGATATGTCGTGTGAGTTGAGCCGGTCATGCCGGGATCATACTACGCGCGCGGATGTCAGTCGAGAAAAAGCGGAACCAGCTCGAACCTCTTTACGTCCACCAGTCCGCGGTCGGTGAGCTTCAGGTCCGGGATCACCGAAAGCGACATGAACGACAGCGTCATGAAAGGATCCGCCAGGGGCACCCCGAGGCGTTGGGCCGCCGCCAACACCGCCCTCTGCCCTCTGGCGACGCCGGCGAGCGGTTGGTCCGACATGAGGCCTGCTATGGGTAGGGGCAGTGATGTGGTCTCGCCACCGTCAACGACCACCAGCCCGCCCTGCATCTCGAGTACGCGTTCCACCGCCGCGCGCATGGCTTCGTCGGACGCGCCCAGGACGATCAGGTTGTGCGCGTCGTGGGCGATCGTCGAGGCCAGCGCGCCGCGCTTCAACCCGAAGCCACGCACGAATCCCATGCCGACCCGGCCGCTTCCGGTGTGCCGCTCGATCACCGCCATCTTGA
It encodes:
- a CDS encoding DMT family transporter, producing MSVTSAGGPSTLRRLSADLSLLAIAALWGLTFPLGKIVLETLTPFAYMAVRFSFSALVLLPLMLRCTTPLARRDLTAAALLGVVLFLGFALQKIGLRITTASKAGFITGLSVVMVPVIWAVWMRRVPHQRVMLGIAAATTGLALLTLNGTLAVNVGDLFVLACAVCFAMHIAIMGRLAPRLDAITLTTVQVVVAAVLSVLTALMEGSLPGVATASALIWGMILFMASTGTLAALLVQAWAQRFTTPAHTGLMFAFEPVAAAIAAFLILGEVLVGRQAWGAALIFIGIVIAELNTGRAEIPVEARR
- a CDS encoding aminotransferase class I/II-fold pyridoxal phosphate-dependent enzyme gives rise to the protein MSKFPGFQTRAIHGGTVRDPLKSVSPPIYQTSTFQFDSMAEGARLGADAGSGWYYTRWGNPTTRLFEELMAELEGGEDALATASGMGAISTAVLAVLHPGAHVVSPRAVYQATFTLFRELAPERGVEVTFIDAVDPAEYERAMRPNTKLLYIETPNNPLMQVTDIAAITDLARKVGAATIADNTFASPFNQTPLAMGADMVVHSATKYLGGHHDLTAGVIVGRRELIKRATRLLRVLGPVLDPFAAWLLVRGLRTLGLRVERHNHNAARLAEFLAGHPRVERVHYPGLPSHPDYAVAVRQMRGFGGMLSFEARGGFEAGVRTVENLRIASLAVSLGGHETLVTHPASTSSVGIPREDRERSGITDGLIRVSVGLEDVEDLIADFDQALRSV
- a CDS encoding HAD family hydrolase is translated as MTGSTHTTYPSLAAVIFDLGGTLIYPSTTEADNSAHLTAWLRSSGIPAELGAAIREARRWMWEMTSITGRQHTMQEAIHRAAAQLNLGTTDGEFVEAAERVFFAPEMDGYRAFPGAVGMLERLSRAGLRLGCISNASSHWLIEQIVERMGFGPYLDPVVSSAGFGRTKPDPTIFRSVLERWGVEPARAAMVGDTLEADMGGGQGVGMRTLYVTMTPNPDNVNHRHIRPDAEAASLEEATKILLAWQGGGAAACPARSA